A DNA window from Mesorhizobium sp. C432A contains the following coding sequences:
- the tagH gene encoding type VI secretion system-associated FHA domain protein TagH codes for MSLLLTLEQGPRAQATRQARLDEGELVIGRSADADWQINDPDMFVSRAHCKITSKQGGYFVTDTSSSGLFIDDAASPLGAGNTARLQSGMRLRLGDYVVWVDLQTAKTEAPASRPSAPASKPAASRAPVSLGGDDFFSSTTEEEPGRPRPANLPDPFEKPVPGAFARARSDERSSQAFDDPFSLDPVATPVAEPTDRNGAKPSFDDPFGLDSAPLSREPSRSNPEKLPAYDDGFGFGPAGSTSLDAGVTDGGATDAPSPAPSAAPWDLPVRAVEPSPPQPPPPPSPPPPRAPVRQSAARPSAGPSDAELRAAFLRGMGMDEADFPGGDPVADMEKFGREYRLMMEGLMQLLRKRAEEKGNARVAQTVVGASEVNPLKFLPSVDDALVTMLAERSPGFLGAEAAIKDAVRDLAQHHVRAWRGVQGALKRMIDRFDPAAIEQELKSSSAIGNLLTGGRGAKLWELYQKRHREIAHSAETRFLGEIGADFRDAYEED; via the coding sequence ATGAGCCTGCTTCTGACTCTCGAACAGGGACCACGCGCGCAAGCCACGCGGCAGGCGCGGCTGGACGAGGGCGAGCTGGTAATCGGCCGCAGCGCCGACGCCGACTGGCAGATCAACGATCCCGACATGTTCGTCTCGCGCGCCCACTGCAAGATCACCAGCAAGCAGGGCGGCTATTTCGTCACCGATACCTCCAGCAGTGGGTTGTTCATCGACGATGCCGCCAGCCCGCTCGGCGCGGGAAATACCGCGCGCCTGCAAAGCGGCATGCGACTGCGACTGGGCGACTATGTGGTGTGGGTCGATTTGCAGACGGCGAAGACCGAGGCGCCGGCCTCCAGGCCTTCAGCGCCTGCCAGTAAGCCGGCGGCGTCGCGGGCGCCGGTCAGCCTCGGCGGCGACGATTTCTTTTCGTCCACCACGGAAGAAGAGCCGGGACGGCCACGCCCTGCCAACCTGCCCGATCCGTTCGAAAAGCCGGTGCCCGGCGCATTCGCGCGTGCGCGGTCCGATGAACGCAGCTCGCAGGCGTTCGACGATCCGTTCAGCCTCGACCCTGTGGCAACGCCGGTGGCCGAGCCCACTGACAGAAACGGCGCCAAGCCATCGTTCGACGATCCCTTCGGCCTCGACTCCGCGCCGCTGTCGAGAGAGCCGAGCAGATCCAATCCTGAGAAGCTGCCGGCCTACGATGACGGGTTTGGTTTCGGCCCTGCCGGGTCCACCAGCCTCGACGCCGGCGTGACGGATGGCGGTGCAACCGATGCGCCCTCGCCTGCCCCCTCTGCAGCGCCCTGGGATCTGCCAGTCCGCGCGGTCGAGCCATCGCCACCGCAGCCACCGCCTCCCCCGTCTCCACCGCCACCACGCGCTCCTGTCCGCCAATCCGCGGCGCGGCCGTCAGCCGGACCGTCGGACGCGGAATTGCGCGCCGCTTTCCTGCGCGGCATGGGCATGGACGAGGCCGATTTTCCCGGCGGCGATCCGGTGGCCGACATGGAAAAATTCGGCCGCGAATACCGGCTGATGATGGAAGGCCTGATGCAGCTTTTGCGCAAGCGCGCCGAAGAGAAGGGCAATGCCCGCGTCGCTCAAACCGTGGTTGGCGCGTCCGAGGTCAACCCGCTCAAATTCCTGCCTTCGGTCGACGATGCTCTGGTGACCATGCTGGCCGAGCGCAGCCCCGGTTTCCTCGGCGCCGAAGCGGCGATCAAGGACGCGGTGCGCGATCTGGCGCAGCACCACGTTCGTGCCTGGCGCGGCGTGCAAGGCGCGCTCAAGCGCATGATCGACCGCTTCGATCCGGCGGCGATCGAGCAGGAATTGAAGTCGAGTTCGGCGATCGGCAATCTGCTGACCGGCGGGCGCGGCGCCAAGCTCTGGGAATTGTACCAGAAACGCCACCGTGAAATCGCTCACAGCGCCGAGACGCGTTTTCTGGGCGAGATCGGCGCTGATTTTCGTGATGCATATGAGGAGGACTGA